One stretch of Pedobacter riviphilus DNA includes these proteins:
- a CDS encoding amidohydrolase family protein produces the protein MHTNTKKYILSLALSATSLMCFAQANISPAKKQSKTIAITGATVHIGNGTVIENGTILFGNGKIISVTANGQVPQDDVIRIVATGKHIYPGFIAATTNLGLTEIEAVKATLDFQEIGDFNSHIRSIVAYNTDSKVPATLRSNGILIAQPTPQGGTVSGSSSVVQLDAWNWEDAALKTDDAMHMTWPVTPRFRGGFGGFGRPQQSPESLAERTQAAIAQLTSFFAEAKAYSEMGKPEVINTRFEAMKKVFAGSEKLFIAADSQKDIVAAVNFAKKFGITPVITGADEAYLIIDFLKENNITLVVKQPHALPNNNDDDVNMPYKNAAVLANAGLNVVLSIDGYWQQRNLPFMAGTVTAWGLDKEKALSTITLNAAKAMGVDKTTGSIEIGKDATFFISAGDALDMRTNKVEQAFIQGRDINLDNLHKQLDKKFSDKYTAEKK, from the coding sequence ATGCACACTAACACTAAAAAATATATACTCAGTCTGGCTTTATCAGCAACAAGCCTGATGTGTTTTGCGCAGGCAAACATATCGCCAGCTAAAAAACAAAGCAAAACCATCGCCATTACGGGTGCTACCGTACATATAGGCAATGGAACGGTGATCGAAAACGGAACCATCCTTTTTGGCAACGGAAAAATTATCTCTGTTACCGCTAACGGACAGGTGCCGCAAGATGATGTAATACGCATTGTGGCTACAGGCAAACACATTTACCCTGGCTTTATTGCTGCAACCACCAATTTAGGTTTAACAGAAATTGAAGCGGTGAAAGCAACATTGGATTTTCAGGAGATTGGCGATTTTAATTCGCACATTCGTTCTATAGTGGCTTACAATACCGATTCGAAAGTTCCGGCTACTTTACGCAGCAATGGAATTTTAATCGCGCAGCCAACACCACAGGGCGGTACTGTTTCGGGCAGTTCATCGGTAGTTCAGCTTGATGCCTGGAACTGGGAAGATGCTGCCCTTAAAACCGACGATGCCATGCACATGACCTGGCCCGTTACTCCACGTTTCAGGGGCGGATTTGGTGGTTTCGGCAGACCACAACAATCGCCAGAAAGCTTAGCCGAAAGAACGCAAGCAGCCATTGCACAGTTAACTTCTTTCTTTGCCGAGGCAAAAGCCTATTCGGAAATGGGTAAACCAGAAGTAATTAATACCCGTTTCGAGGCGATGAAGAAAGTATTTGCCGGCAGCGAAAAATTATTTATCGCGGCCGATAGCCAGAAGGATATCGTGGCGGCAGTTAATTTCGCTAAGAAATTCGGGATCACTCCGGTAATCACAGGTGCTGATGAAGCTTACCTGATTATCGATTTCTTAAAAGAAAACAACATTACCCTGGTGGTGAAACAGCCTCATGCTTTACCCAATAATAATGATGATGACGTGAATATGCCTTACAAAAATGCGGCGGTATTGGCCAATGCAGGCTTAAATGTGGTATTAAGTATTGATGGTTACTGGCAACAACGTAACCTGCCTTTTATGGCGGGTACAGTTACGGCCTGGGGCTTAGATAAAGAAAAAGCATTATCAACCATTACCTTAAATGCGGCCAAAGCGATGGGTGTTGATAAAACTACAGGCAGTATTGAGATTGGCAAAGATGCTACTTTCTTTATTTCTGCAGGCGATGCTTTAGATATGCGCACCAACAAAGTGGAGCAGGCTTTTATTCAAGGCAGAGATATCAACCTGGACAATTTACATAAACAGTTGGATAAGAAGTTCAGCGATAAATACACTGCTGAGAAGAAGTAG
- a CDS encoding amidohydrolase family protein, with protein sequence MKKILLAIGLVFSTTFLFAQQSSFPVNGSFDTRPGMFAFTNATIVVNANQTLTNATLLIKGQTIQGVGAGLAVPKGYVVIDLKGKFVYPSLVDAFSNYGLTEVPVQQRGFGGQRQSIFVSTKKGAYGWNESIRPETYVKSIFSTDSKKADELRKVGFGSVNVINRDGIARGVSAAVTLNEGADNSVFLKDQTAANYSFNKGTSSNDYPTSLMGSIALLRQTYYDAQWYGKQKDEYNISLDEFGKQQTMPQIFEVDGWQNILRADKIGKEFGKKYIIKSTGDEYQRINEVKATGASLIIPLTFPKAYDVEDPAEARNVSLSQMKGWELAPTNPASLEKAGIKFALTAFGLENSRDFWANLRTAIENGLTEKQALQSVTEIPASLLGISDKVGSLEKGKVANFLISSDNLFKNGNIIFENWVQGKRFIVNKMDVSDVRGTYNLNVDGIGALTLKITGTGGGSIAAIERIGVDSVKTTATFTRNGDWVSINFNLKKNPKGDIRLSGYITSANPVTIKGESALADGTTGKFTATYKEAAKETPKKEEPKSALAMGPVIYPFSAFGNAELPKQETVLIKNGTVWTNEKDGILQNADVLLENGKIKAVGKNLSASGAKVIDATGKHVTAGIIDEHSHIAGAGGINEGAQSVSAEVRVADILNSEDVNIYRQLAGGVTTSQILHGSANPIGGQSQLIKLRWGKSPEELKFAGADGFIKFALGENVKQSNFGTGARFPVTRMGVEQTFVDEFTRAKEYEKALSVKGNSVRKDLELDAIVEILNNKRFITCHSYVQSEINMLIHVADSLGFKINTFTHILEGYKVADKMKAHGIAGSTFSDWWAYKNEVAEAIPYNGKIMHNVGVTTAFNSDDAEMARHLNQEAGKSVLYGNVPEEDAFKFVTLNPAKMLHIDDKVGSLKAGKDADVVIWTANPLSIYARAEKTFVDGIAYWDIEKDAQVIKAQQTEKARLIQKMLESKSKGSRTQRPLGDAPRLYNCETLENYSAELTEKEHAH encoded by the coding sequence ATGAAGAAAATTTTACTCGCCATTGGGCTGGTATTTTCTACTACATTTCTGTTTGCACAGCAAAGCTCCTTTCCTGTTAACGGTTCTTTTGATACCAGACCAGGAATGTTTGCCTTTACCAATGCAACTATAGTAGTTAATGCCAATCAAACCTTAACAAATGCCACACTTTTAATCAAAGGACAAACTATACAAGGTGTTGGTGCCGGCTTAGCCGTACCTAAAGGTTATGTAGTAATCGACCTTAAAGGAAAATTTGTTTATCCATCACTAGTTGATGCCTTTAGCAACTATGGACTTACCGAAGTACCTGTGCAACAACGTGGTTTCGGTGGTCAGCGCCAATCTATTTTCGTATCAACCAAAAAAGGTGCTTACGGCTGGAACGAATCAATCAGGCCTGAAACTTATGTAAAAAGCATTTTTTCTACTGATAGCAAAAAAGCTGATGAACTGCGTAAAGTAGGCTTTGGCAGTGTGAACGTAATTAATCGCGATGGTATAGCGCGTGGCGTTTCGGCCGCAGTAACTTTAAACGAAGGTGCAGACAACAGTGTATTTTTAAAGGACCAGACCGCAGCAAATTATTCGTTTAATAAAGGAACTTCATCAAACGATTACCCAACCTCATTAATGGGTTCGATTGCTTTATTGCGCCAAACCTATTACGATGCACAATGGTATGGCAAACAAAAAGATGAGTACAACATCTCGCTAGACGAATTTGGCAAGCAACAAACCATGCCGCAGATTTTTGAGGTAGATGGGTGGCAGAACATTCTGCGTGCTGATAAAATCGGAAAAGAATTTGGCAAGAAATACATCATTAAATCTACCGGCGATGAATACCAACGCATAAATGAGGTTAAAGCTACAGGCGCAAGTTTAATCATCCCTTTAACTTTCCCTAAAGCATATGATGTTGAAGATCCTGCAGAAGCCAGAAATGTAAGTTTATCACAAATGAAAGGCTGGGAACTGGCACCAACCAATCCGGCCAGCTTGGAGAAAGCAGGCATTAAATTTGCCCTAACGGCATTTGGCTTAGAAAACAGTCGCGATTTTTGGGCTAATCTCCGCACCGCGATAGAAAATGGCTTAACCGAAAAACAAGCTTTACAATCGGTTACCGAAATCCCTGCTTCACTTCTGGGCATCAGCGATAAAGTTGGCTCATTAGAAAAAGGAAAAGTAGCCAACTTTTTAATCTCATCTGATAACCTGTTCAAAAACGGAAACATTATTTTCGAAAACTGGGTACAGGGTAAACGTTTTATTGTAAATAAAATGGATGTGAGCGATGTGCGTGGCACTTACAACTTAAACGTTGACGGTATTGGTGCTTTAACCCTAAAAATTACCGGAACGGGTGGCGGATCTATAGCTGCAATAGAAAGAATTGGTGTAGATAGTGTTAAAACCACAGCAACCTTTACCAGGAATGGCGATTGGGTAAGCATCAATTTCAACTTAAAGAAAAATCCTAAGGGTGATATCCGTTTAAGCGGTTACATTACTTCGGCAAATCCGGTTACCATCAAAGGCGAATCGGCTCTGGCTGATGGTACTACGGGAAAGTTTACAGCAACTTATAAAGAAGCCGCAAAAGAAACACCTAAAAAAGAAGAGCCAAAAAGCGCTTTGGCCATGGGTCCGGTAATTTATCCTTTCTCAGCCTTTGGAAATGCTGAACTGCCTAAACAAGAAACGGTTTTAATTAAAAACGGCACCGTTTGGACGAACGAAAAAGACGGAATCCTCCAAAATGCCGATGTACTTTTAGAAAACGGAAAAATTAAAGCTGTTGGTAAAAACCTTTCGGCAAGCGGTGCTAAAGTGATTGATGCTACTGGTAAGCACGTAACCGCTGGTATTATTGATGAGCACTCGCATATTGCAGGTGCAGGCGGTATTAACGAAGGTGCACAATCGGTTTCTGCTGAAGTACGCGTTGCCGACATTCTCAACTCCGAAGATGTAAACATTTACCGTCAGTTGGCTGGGGGTGTAACCACTTCGCAAATTTTGCACGGGTCGGCCAATCCGATCGGTGGCCAATCGCAATTGATTAAACTGCGTTGGGGTAAATCGCCAGAGGAATTGAAATTTGCAGGTGCCGATGGTTTCATCAAATTTGCTTTGGGCGAAAACGTGAAACAAAGTAATTTTGGCACAGGTGCCCGTTTCCCGGTTACACGGATGGGTGTTGAGCAAACTTTTGTGGATGAATTTACCCGTGCAAAAGAATACGAAAAAGCACTATCGGTTAAAGGCAACAGTGTACGTAAAGATTTAGAATTGGATGCTATTGTGGAAATTTTGAACAACAAACGTTTCATTACCTGCCACTCTTATGTGCAGAGCGAAATTAATATGTTAATTCATGTGGCTGATAGCTTAGGCTTCAAGATCAATACCTTTACGCACATTTTAGAAGGCTATAAAGTGGCCGATAAAATGAAAGCACACGGCATTGCGGGTTCTACCTTTTCTGATTGGTGGGCTTATAAAAACGAAGTGGCCGAAGCCATCCCTTACAACGGAAAAATCATGCATAATGTTGGCGTAACAACTGCTTTCAACTCTGATGATGCCGAAATGGCCCGCCACTTAAACCAGGAAGCAGGAAAATCAGTTTTATACGGTAACGTTCCGGAAGAAGATGCTTTTAAGTTTGTAACCTTAAACCCGGCAAAAATGCTGCACATTGACGATAAGGTGGGCAGTTTAAAAGCGGGTAAAGATGCCGATGTGGTAATCTGGACTGCCAATCCACTTTCTATTTATGCCAGGGCAGAAAAAACTTTTGTAGATGGTATTGCCTACTGGGATATTGAGAAAGATGCTCAGGTAATCAAAGCCCAACAGACAGAAAAAGCACGCTTGATCCAAAAGATGTTAGAGAGCAAAAGTAAAGGCAGCCGTACACAACGCCCGTTGGGTGATGCACCACGCCTGTACAATTGCGAAACTTTAGAAAACTATTCAGCAGAATTAACCGAGAAAGAACATGCACACTAA
- a CDS encoding cytochrome B — MNDILKSAHSGWRYVVFLLLIIAVVKALSGWFGSKTYTEGDRKLNVFTLISAHIQLLIGLVLYFSEGWYKLSSAGAPAVRYFKMEHISMMIIAIILITVGNAKSKKVADAVAKHRTISVFFGLALILIIITILLMVKEVPGRSFFGVS, encoded by the coding sequence ATGAACGATATTTTAAAAAGTGCTCACTCTGGATGGCGCTATGTGGTTTTTCTTTTGCTAATTATTGCCGTTGTTAAGGCTTTGTCTGGTTGGTTTGGTAGTAAAACCTATACTGAAGGCGATAGAAAGTTAAATGTTTTCACGCTTATTAGCGCACACATTCAGTTATTGATTGGTTTGGTGCTATATTTTAGCGAAGGCTGGTATAAGTTAAGCAGTGCAGGTGCACCTGCAGTACGTTATTTTAAAATGGAGCACATCAGTATGATGATAATCGCCATTATTTTAATTACAGTGGGTAATGCTAAATCGAAAAAAGTTGCTGATGCAGTTGCAAAACACCGGACCATTTCGGTTTTCTTTGGCTTAGCGCTGATTTTGATCATCATAACTATACTGTTAATGGTAAAAGAAGTTCCAGGTAGATCGTTCTTTGGGGTTTCATAG
- a CDS encoding anthranilate synthase component I family protein, whose translation MYKINTTYKKMLADTTTPVSIYLRLRDVYPNSILLESSDYHSRENSMSFVCADPVAGIILKGSRLETYFPDGAVEITESENLIEEIADFKDKFRETELPEIKFISSGLFGYFTWNAVQHFEDIKFTSETPEGEEIPEMQYHLYRYIIAIDHFKNEITLFKNTFEGEEEGGLEKMEYLIQNKNYPEYKFQLRGEESSNLTDQGFMDLVEKLQKHIYRGDVFQIVPSRAFKQAFSGDEFNVYRCLRSINPSPYLFYFDYGNFKLFGSSPEAQITIKNNSANIFPIAGTFKRSGNDIEDAEQARKLEQDPKESAEHVMLVDLARNDLSRHCNRVEVKSFKEVQYYSHLIHLVSKVSGHLQENVSAFKVVADTYPAGTLSGAPKYKAMQLIDENEKLGRNFYAGAIGFMGFNEDFNHAIMIRTFMSKNNELHYRAGAGIVADSVPETEMQEVNNKIAALRKAVKMAEQI comes from the coding sequence ATGTATAAAATTAATACGACTTACAAAAAAATGCTTGCTGATACCACAACACCAGTGAGCATTTATTTACGCTTACGTGATGTGTATCCCAACAGTATCCTGTTAGAAAGTTCTGATTACCACAGTCGCGAAAACTCTATGAGTTTTGTGTGTGCCGATCCGGTTGCCGGAATTATTTTAAAGGGATCGAGATTGGAGACTTATTTCCCGGATGGCGCTGTAGAGATTACCGAAAGTGAAAACCTGATTGAAGAAATTGCCGATTTTAAGGATAAATTCAGAGAAACTGAACTACCCGAGATCAAATTTATTTCGAGCGGCCTGTTTGGCTATTTTACCTGGAATGCAGTACAACATTTTGAAGATATAAAGTTTACTTCTGAAACTCCTGAGGGTGAAGAAATTCCAGAGATGCAGTACCATTTGTATCGCTATATTATCGCCATCGATCACTTCAAAAATGAAATTACTTTATTCAAAAATACTTTTGAAGGAGAAGAAGAGGGTGGGCTTGAAAAAATGGAATACCTGATCCAGAATAAAAATTATCCTGAATATAAGTTTCAACTTCGTGGTGAGGAAAGTTCAAACCTAACCGATCAGGGTTTTATGGACTTGGTAGAGAAACTGCAAAAGCATATTTATCGTGGAGATGTTTTTCAGATTGTACCATCAAGAGCATTTAAGCAAGCATTTTCTGGTGATGAATTTAATGTATACCGTTGCCTGCGTTCGATAAACCCATCACCTTACCTCTTTTATTTTGATTACGGGAATTTTAAATTGTTCGGTTCTTCTCCAGAGGCGCAGATTACGATCAAAAACAATTCGGCCAATATTTTTCCAATTGCCGGAACATTTAAGCGCAGCGGAAACGACATTGAAGATGCTGAACAGGCCCGTAAATTAGAACAAGACCCAAAAGAAAGTGCAGAACATGTAATGCTGGTAGATTTGGCCAGAAACGATTTAAGCAGGCACTGTAACCGCGTTGAAGTAAAATCTTTTAAAGAAGTGCAGTACTATTCGCACCTGATCCACCTGGTAAGTAAGGTGAGTGGCCATTTGCAGGAAAACGTAAGTGCTTTTAAAGTAGTTGCCGATACCTATCCGGCGGGTACCTTAAGCGGTGCACCAAAATACAAAGCCATGCAGTTGATTGATGAAAACGAAAAGCTGGGCAGAAATTTTTATGCGGGTGCAATTGGTTTTATGGGCTTCAATGAAGATTTTAATCATGCCATTATGATCAGAACTTTTATGAGCAAGAACAACGAACTGCATTATCGTGCAGGCGCAGGTATTGTGGCCGATTCTGTTCCCGAAACTGAAATGCAGGAGGTGAACAATAAAATTGCAGCCTTGCGTAAAGCGGTGAAAATGGCAGAGCAAATCTAG
- a CDS encoding anthranilate synthase component II has product MENINKKTVLVIDNYDSFTYNLVHLINEVGYEAEVWRNDKFDLADVEKYDKILLSPGPGIPEEAGLLLDVIKTYAATKSIFGVCLGQQAIAEVFGGTLLNLGRPMHGIATPVTVVDGDEPLFWECPQTINVGRYHSWVVSKDNFPTCLKITARDHKNEIMALRHETLDVRGVQFHPESVLTEYGKQMMENWLTSTP; this is encoded by the coding sequence ATGGAAAATATAAATAAGAAAACGGTATTAGTAATTGATAACTACGATAGTTTTACCTACAACCTGGTGCATTTAATTAACGAGGTAGGTTACGAAGCAGAAGTTTGGAGAAATGATAAATTTGATCTGGCCGACGTAGAAAAGTATGATAAAATTTTACTTTCTCCAGGCCCGGGCATACCGGAAGAGGCTGGTTTGTTATTGGATGTAATTAAAACCTATGCGGCAACGAAGAGTATCTTTGGCGTATGTTTAGGCCAGCAGGCCATAGCCGAAGTTTTTGGTGGCACTTTATTGAACTTGGGCAGACCAATGCACGGAATTGCTACACCGGTAACGGTAGTAGATGGCGACGAGCCTTTGTTCTGGGAATGCCCGCAAACCATCAATGTTGGCCGCTACCACAGTTGGGTGGTGAGTAAAGATAATTTCCCTACCTGTTTAAAAATTACAGCCAGAGATCATAAGAATGAGATCATGGCGTTAAGACATGAAACATTGGATGTGCGCGGCGTACAGTTTCATCCTGAAAGTGTGCTAACAGAGTATGGCAAACAGATGATGGAGAATTGGTTGACGTCGACCCCTTAA
- the trpC gene encoding indole-3-glycerol phosphate synthase TrpC, which translates to MNILDKIVLRKKEEVAAAKALVSVQDLENSVHFNRTPYSFKEFLLAKDRTGIIAEFKRRSPSKGLINGIADVAEVTQAYNAAGASALSVLTDVDFFGGKTDDILAARATNHIPILRKDFMIDEYQILEAKAWGADIILLIASILTPQQINDFGKFAKGLGLNVLLEVHNLEELERSICPNLDAIGVNNRNLGDFTVDIQTSFDLVNKIPNEFLKISESAISNPQTIKELKVAGFNGFLIGENFMKTDNPGTAIREFVTQL; encoded by the coding sequence ATGAACATATTAGATAAAATCGTATTACGCAAAAAAGAAGAAGTTGCCGCTGCAAAAGCCTTGGTTTCTGTTCAGGATTTAGAAAATTCGGTACATTTTAACCGAACGCCTTATTCTTTTAAAGAGTTTCTATTGGCCAAAGACCGTACCGGCATTATTGCAGAGTTTAAACGCCGCTCGCCATCTAAAGGTTTAATTAACGGTATTGCTGATGTTGCGGAGGTAACGCAGGCTTATAATGCAGCCGGCGCATCTGCACTTTCGGTATTAACGGATGTAGATTTCTTTGGCGGTAAAACCGACGATATCCTGGCGGCACGGGCTACAAATCATATTCCGATCTTGAGAAAAGATTTTATGATTGATGAGTATCAGATTCTGGAAGCAAAGGCCTGGGGTGCTGATATTATTCTGTTGATTGCCTCGATATTAACACCTCAACAGATTAACGATTTCGGAAAGTTTGCCAAAGGTTTAGGGTTAAATGTACTGTTAGAAGTGCATAACCTGGAAGAGCTGGAGCGAAGCATCTGCCCGAATTTGGATGCCATTGGTGTAAACAATAGAAACCTGGGCGATTTTACGGTAGATATCCAGACTTCGTTCGATTTAGTAAATAAAATTCCAAATGAATTTTTAAAGATTTCGGAAAGCGCGATCAGTAATCCACAAACGATTAAGGAGCTAAAAGTAGCAGGTTTTAACGGGTTTTTAATTGGCGAGAATTTTATGAAGACTGATAATCCAGGAACTGCTATTAGAGAATTTGTAACGCAGCTATAG
- the hflX gene encoding GTPase HflX, with amino-acid sequence MGKQKFYDTAIVQERAILVGVVTPGEKEAQTKEYLDELAFLVDTAGGKVEQVFTQKMLKPERATFVGTGKLEEIKAYVKSEEIDVVVFDDELSPSQLRNIDRELGVKVLDRSNLILDIFANRAQTAQAKTQVELAQLQYVLPRLTGMWTHLERQKGGIGMRGPGETQIESDRRIILNKISLLKERLRNIDRQNETQRKNRGQLIRVALVGYTNVGKSTIMNMLSKSEVFAENKLFATLDTTVRKVVIENLPFLLSDTVGFIRKLPHHLVECFKSTLDEVREADLLIHVVDVSHPNFEDQINTVNETLKDIGAIDKDMILVFNKIDAYVSPEVDDEEDDGKLTLEDFKKSWMSHDKVPVLFISATEKENLEEFKTLLYDKVKAAHVARYPYDSNLLY; translated from the coding sequence ATGGGAAAACAAAAATTTTATGATACTGCCATTGTGCAGGAACGGGCAATTTTAGTTGGAGTGGTTACACCAGGCGAAAAAGAAGCCCAAACAAAAGAATATTTAGATGAGCTGGCCTTTTTGGTAGATACAGCAGGAGGGAAGGTAGAGCAAGTTTTTACACAAAAAATGCTTAAACCAGAGCGTGCTACATTTGTGGGTACGGGAAAGCTGGAAGAGATAAAAGCTTATGTAAAATCAGAAGAAATTGATGTGGTAGTTTTCGACGATGAACTATCGCCATCACAACTACGTAATATCGATCGTGAGCTTGGAGTTAAGGTTTTGGATAGAAGCAATCTGATCCTGGATATTTTTGCCAACAGGGCCCAAACTGCACAGGCAAAAACACAGGTTGAACTGGCACAACTACAATATGTTCTACCACGTTTGACCGGTATGTGGACACACTTGGAACGCCAGAAAGGTGGTATCGGGATGCGCGGTCCGGGTGAAACGCAGATTGAGAGCGATAGACGGATCATTTTAAATAAAATCTCTTTGCTAAAAGAGCGTTTAAGGAATATAGACCGGCAGAACGAAACACAGCGTAAAAACCGTGGTCAGTTAATTCGGGTAGCTTTGGTTGGTTATACCAATGTTGGTAAATCTACCATCATGAATATGCTGTCGAAATCGGAAGTATTTGCCGAGAATAAACTATTTGCAACTTTAGATACGACTGTTCGTAAAGTGGTGATCGAAAATTTACCTTTTTTGCTTTCAGATACCGTTGGGTTTATCCGCAAACTGCCTCACCACTTGGTAGAATGTTTTAAATCTACTTTAGATGAAGTACGTGAAGCTGATTTATTGATCCACGTGGTAGATGTTTCGCATCCTAATTTCGAAGATCAGATTAATACGGTTAACGAAACGCTGAAAGATATTGGTGCGATTGATAAGGATATGATTTTAGTTTTTAATAAAATTGATGCCTATGTTTCGCCTGAAGTTGACGATGAAGAGGATGATGGCAAGCTTACTTTAGAAGATTTTAAGAAAAGCTGGATGAGCCACGATAAAGTACCTGTATTATTTATATCGGCAACAGAAAAAGAAAACTTAGAAGAGTTTAAAACATTACTGTACGATAAGGTTAAAGCTGCACACGTGGCAAGATACCCGTATGATAGTAATTTATTATATTAG
- the rbfA gene encoding 30S ribosome-binding factor RbfA, protein MESKRQQKFAGVLQEELAQVFQREGAAFLPNTLVTITRVRVSPDLAVAKVYLSFLNTNNTTLSINTVNAHSGEIRYKLGSRIRHQVRVVPELTFFVDDTNEYVERMDHLFDKIAKEPRQKDEDSE, encoded by the coding sequence ATGGAAAGTAAACGTCAGCAGAAATTTGCAGGAGTATTACAAGAGGAGTTAGCACAGGTTTTTCAGCGGGAAGGTGCTGCGTTTTTGCCTAATACATTGGTAACCATTACGCGTGTTCGGGTTTCTCCCGATTTGGCAGTGGCCAAAGTTTACCTAAGCTTTTTAAACACCAATAACACCACGCTTTCTATTAACACTGTTAATGCACATTCAGGCGAAATCAGGTATAAATTGGGAAGCAGAATCCGTCATCAGGTAAGAGTGGTACCAGAGCTTACCTTTTTTGTAGATGATACTAATGAATACGTAGAACGTATGGACCATCTTTTCGATAAGATTGCTAAAGAACCAAGACAGAAGGACGAAGACAGTGAATAA
- the trhA gene encoding PAQR family membrane homeostasis protein TrhA translates to MRKLREPVNFFTHFIPALIAIPAGYILLQKCNTPIEYTAAWIYSIGTFILFGVSAMYHGYPATDYGVRFWQKFDHCCIYLMIAGSYSPTALLVFDGWLRWSLFAIVWMIAIIGCLLKIFNRLKSTAISLAIYILMGCLIVPLLQKMLGTLPIGAIFWLLFGGVFYIGGTYYYAKDKQLFSWMHSHELWHLFVIGGALAHYIYNFVYIFK, encoded by the coding sequence GTGAGGAAGCTAAGGGAACCCGTTAATTTCTTCACTCATTTTATACCGGCATTAATTGCAATTCCGGCAGGCTATATATTGCTTCAAAAATGCAATACGCCTATTGAATATACTGCCGCATGGATTTATAGTATTGGCACTTTTATCCTTTTTGGCGTAAGTGCCATGTATCATGGTTATCCGGCTACCGATTATGGTGTACGCTTTTGGCAAAAATTCGATCATTGCTGCATCTACCTGATGATAGCAGGCTCTTACTCACCAACTGCTTTGCTGGTTTTTGATGGCTGGTTAAGGTGGAGTTTATTTGCCATTGTATGGATGATCGCTATAATAGGTTGCCTGCTTAAAATCTTTAACCGATTAAAGAGCACCGCTATATCTTTGGCTATTTATATTCTAATGGGCTGCTTAATTGTGCCTTTGTTGCAGAAAATGCTAGGTACACTACCTATTGGCGCAATTTTCTGGTTACTGTTTGGGGGCGTTTTTTACATCGGTGGAACTTATTATTATGCAAAAGATAAACAGCTGTTTAGTTGGATGCATAGCCATGAGCTTTGGCACTTGTTTGTAATTGGCGGAGCTTTAGCGCACTACATTTATAATTTCGTATACATCTTTAAATAG
- a CDS encoding peptidoglycan DD-metalloendopeptidase family protein produces MQTFDQVIQSNAALIQKVVDFDVKHDRLLPLDFTVANTELTDEILDNTDLFSNWVNEKLAKNNARYGIGGYNEHRTIYSRSVHFDTEEEPRRLHLGVDIWGPVGTPIYNFYDATVQSFANNNNFGDYGATIILAYEIDGFKFNALYGHLSLASLNGLKEGEFIPAGAKIAVLGAKEENGNWPPHLHFQLIKNMEGLKGDYPGVCRLSEREKYLVNCPNPNLILKTTFF; encoded by the coding sequence ATGCAAACTTTCGATCAGGTTATTCAATCAAATGCTGCTTTGATCCAAAAAGTTGTCGATTTTGATGTAAAACACGATCGGCTTTTGCCTTTGGATTTTACAGTGGCGAATACGGAATTAACAGATGAAATTTTAGATAATACTGATCTGTTTTCAAACTGGGTTAACGAAAAGCTAGCTAAAAACAATGCCCGTTACGGAATTGGCGGATATAATGAACACCGCACCATTTATTCGCGAAGCGTACATTTTGATACGGAAGAAGAACCGCGCAGGCTACATTTAGGTGTAGATATCTGGGGACCAGTTGGAACACCTATCTACAATTTTTACGATGCTACTGTTCAAAGTTTTGCCAATAACAACAATTTTGGTGATTATGGCGCAACAATCATCCTGGCCTACGAAATAGATGGATTTAAGTTTAATGCATTATACGGGCATTTAAGTCTGGCATCGTTAAATGGCTTGAAAGAAGGTGAATTTATTCCTGCCGGGGCTAAAATTGCAGTATTGGGAGCAAAGGAAGAGAACGGTAACTGGCCGCCACATCTTCATTTCCAATTGATCAAAAATATGGAAGGATTAAAAGGCGATTACCCCGGGGTTTGCAGGTTAAGTGAGCGCGAAAAATATCTGGTCAATTGTCCCAACCCGAATTTGATTTTAAAAACTACATTCTTTTAA